A genomic segment from Neisseria perflava encodes:
- a CDS encoding phosphoglycolate phosphatase, whose protein sequence is MTTAALEHVQAVAFDLDGTLCDSVPDLAAAAQAMCAHLGLPVLPTQTVGSYVGDGISKLVHRVITHDREKEADPEIWEKGFVFFMKYYREHLSDFTRPYPETEAGLGLLKSLGIPLVVITNKNEILAAELLKQLNLDGYFSLVLGGDSLTEKKPSPLPLQHAAEVLGIDVANMLMVGDSKNDIIAAKAAGCFSVGVTFGYGDMTLLSQDKATKPDLLIRALPEIYENLQPQKNKDEE, encoded by the coding sequence ATGACCACTGCTGCTTTAGAACACGTCCAAGCCGTTGCCTTTGATTTGGACGGTACCTTATGTGATTCCGTTCCCGATTTGGCCGCAGCAGCCCAAGCCATGTGTGCGCACTTAGGTTTACCTGTTTTGCCTACCCAAACGGTTGGAAGTTATGTCGGCGACGGCATCAGCAAGTTGGTTCATCGCGTCATTACCCATGATCGTGAAAAAGAAGCCGATCCTGAAATCTGGGAAAAAGGTTTTGTGTTCTTTATGAAATATTATCGCGAACACTTGAGCGACTTTACCCGCCCCTACCCTGAAACTGAAGCCGGTCTCGGCCTGCTGAAGTCCTTGGGTATTCCATTGGTTGTCATTACCAATAAAAATGAAATTCTGGCTGCTGAGTTGCTGAAACAACTCAATCTCGACGGCTATTTCAGCTTGGTTCTCGGCGGAGACAGCCTGACTGAGAAAAAACCCAGCCCATTGCCGCTTCAACATGCGGCCGAAGTTTTGGGCATCGACGTTGCCAATATGCTGATGGTGGGCGACTCCAAAAATGACATTATTGCCGCCAAAGCGGCCGGTTGCTTCAGCGTCGGCGTAACATTCGGCTACGGCGACATGACCTTGCTCTCCCAAGACAAAGCGACCAAACCTGATTTGTTGATTCGCGCCCTGCCTGAAATCTACGAAAATCTGCAACCGCAAAAAAACAAAGACGAAGAATAA